A part of Plasmodium coatneyi strain Hackeri chromosome 8, complete sequence genomic DNA contains:
- a CDS encoding AP2 family — protein MEALATDKEIVTKNEERNENGSDLLIGLSTLKEQEGEVTYEKKEDAEISMHMNEQDKLDVPSLVEICKQQLIVILKDMSAESINSDEKTSFMYHLNRLRNAVTVVDLHNYIAVFGPCLSYNKLPSTWNISVSDYLKQQLNILRAADSQQNAGNYVSYLELHNDYDDILSDKKGNIITAASKYMQGIANSNNIKAHLSIKGSNIHINSANSTSNVRGDVNGNSTGNISVNTEGGNLGSFTLGDHEDSNIVEDYYDCLMRAKLSDDSPNCLKYMMSSKNDSLTNAEVENVISYLKKYEVKSNKNYCSLEEELKYSRDSDFDYQEDYLKDKTLYDSDLDDNNLFDSNLIGSNRNMNDSSSSVGNLNLSIPNSGSANNNNSNNLSSKNYNIKYDSLKKNNSDVMNTWARACTEGHPEYLPRIPGVRFNPKKQQWLAAWNDNTREIRRYFSVKQYGFEQARILAVKARQEAEKAGARCKPMFHVHGRKTMENTPNDVMKSSNDMMMEDGTMGHNNAGGNNIAGSNLGGNMGMLSSSANNAAHLGTNVAMNNGGMSAGGTHQHMIKKDLLKNENNKGVKRGRGRPPKRKLSENSQLSLDDMEQTLCRNGENAELMEAMDSFDKSCTRPMKGVSYNDRKGSWLAYWSIGKNFQMRRFPIKKLGFEKAKELAIQCRLEAEQAGATTTENRTKRIRNLLNMNSENTVDGMMDMNSLDQDDNLNDTNKSFNGNMLMSQMHYYNAHGMNSSNMHPGKMPHSDCQESENDFSPTKRTRAPRGRRMESLTARASALTPVEGVRFDPYSYSWFAKYLENENSKEPKISKYLLKKWGFNKAHSLAVHTVKCAYKAVPFTDEELINIFNVDSKNLGNNQNSLMNLPFKDTYGNNAGANGNAYNNNNNNNNNYGAMGVSNSANGALMGNMGYMNGTIGGNVAMDHGLSGMPISGVGDGNFAQNMGAYKGGVNNTHDIMNNIGNSGTEKNADMSNMNEEASTVGNGSSNNANNLQNSMLKNVDGANNVNAPSKMDVMNSCTYNYNSGNSAVNDSAAGGGAASQNNYHNGGLLPNNGIIAGSSLGENNVNGTSDVMDNTTMANGVNAYMSEQVGLNANYSGKSFPSGEVLVAPGASSATLDDENAKVLNKAHLMESSDSAGNNASGGVTQNSNVDNYIISSDSLLNNNNRKVSAVHAGNKTIGAVGPSPFGHPHMDDPAAVGAVRMNEMHINGENDVNTHAGNTQYGVASTGSNMNIDSEPAMNKGMPNSANGSVNLGTNSTDNNSSVLEGHDIIDSSRDVDQRKFVNVVNDSGNTDNGVNSDSGANSSYANNSPYGTNGGANFNSFDGENAGTGNIIGSNANELNESSMYYMNVKPEIKTEQ, from the coding sequence ATGGAAGCATTAGCAACGGATAAAGAGATCGTgacgaaaaatgaagagcgGAACGAAAATGGCAGTGATCTTCTAATCGGGTTGTCAACCTTAAAAGAGCAGGAAGGAGAGGTAACttatgaaaagaaagaagacgCAGAGATATCTATGCATATGAACGAGCAAGATAAATTAGACGTACCATCATTGGTAGAAATATGCAAACAACAATTGATAGTAATTTTAAAGGACATGTCTGCCGAATCGATCAATTCGGATGAAAAAACTTCCTTCATGTATCACCTAAATAGGTTAAGAAATGCAGTAACCGTTGTGGATTTGCATAACTATATAGCCGTATTTGGCCCGTGCCTAAGTTATAACAAATTGCCTTCCACGTGGAACATATCTGTAAGCGACTACTTAAAGCAGCAGTTGAATATACTTCGTGCTGCGGATTCACAACAGAATGCAGGTAACTACGTTAGTTACTTGGAATTACATAACGATTATGATGATATTTTAAgtgacaaaaaaggaaacataaTCACGGCGGCTAGTAAGTACATGCAAGGGATCGCTAATTCGAATAACATAAAGGCCCATCTGTCCATAAAGGGGAGTAACATACATATCAATTCTGCCAACAGTACGAGTAATGTTAGGGGGGATGTAAATGGAAATTCCACTGGTAATATTAGTGTGAATACGGAAGGGGGAAATCTAGGATCCTTTACCCTAGGTGATCATGAAGATAGCAACATTGTAGAGGACTATTATGACTGTCTCATGAGGGCCAAGTTATCAGATGATTCGCCAAATtgtttaaaatatatgatgAGTTCGAAGAATGATTCGCTAACCAATGCGGAGGTGGAAAATGTGATATCGTACTTGAAAAAGTATGAAGTGAAATCGAATAAAAATTACTGCAGTTTGGAGGAGGAGTTAAAATATAGCAGAGACTCAGATTTTGACTACCAGGAGGATTACCTGAAGGATAAGACTTTATACGACTCCGACTTGGATGACAATAATTTATTCGATAGCAACCTGATAGGTAGCAACAGAAACATGAACGACAGCAGTAGCAGCGTGGGGAATCTAAATTTGAGCATTCCCAATAGCGGCTCGGCAAACAATAATAACAGCAACAATTTGAGtagtaaaaattataatataaaatatgattcattgaagaagaataacAGCGATGTTATGAACACATGGGCGAGGGCATGCACGGAGGGACATCCTGAATATCTGCCTAGAATTCCTGGGGTTCGTTTCAATCCAAAGAAGCAACAATGGCTAGCTGCTTGGAATGATAACACCAGGGAGATCAGAAGGTATTTCTCCGTTAAGCAATACGGTTTTGAACAAGCCAGAATTTTAGCCGTGAAGGCTAGACAAGAAGCTGAAAAAGCAGGCGCTAGGTGCAAACCCATGTTCCACGTtcatggaaggaaaacaatgGAAAACACGCCAAACGATGTTATGAAGAGTAGCAATGATATGATGATGGAGGATGGCACCATGGGGCATAACAACGCAGGAGGGAACAACATTGCAGGAAGTAACTTGGGTGGCAATATGGGCATGCTAAGCAGTAGCGCAAATAATGCGGCCCACCTAGGCACGAACGTAGCCATGAACAATGGAGGTATGTCCGCAGGAGGAACACACCAACATATGATTAAGAAAGATTtattgaaaaatgaaaataacaaAGGAGTTAAGCGAGGAAGGGGGAGACCTCCTAAGAGAAAACTGAGTGAAAATTCGCAACTTTCGCTAGACGATATGGAGCAGACCCTATGTAGGAATGGAGAAAACGCAGAATTAATGGAAGCCATGGATTCTTTTGATAAGAGCTGTACCAGACCGATGAAGGGAGTATCCTACAATGATCGAAAGGGTTCCTGGCTAGCCTATTGGTCCATAGGGAAGAATTTCCAGATGAGGAGATTCCCCATAAAGAAGCTAGGTTTTGAAAAGGCGAAGGAGCTAGCCATTCAGTGCAGATTAGAAGCAGAACAAGCAGGAGCAACAACCACGGAAAATAGAACCAAAAGAATTAGAAACTTGCTAAACATGAATTCGGAAAATACAGTAGATGGAATGATGGATATGAATTCCCTAGACCAGGATGATAACCTAAATGATACGAATAAAAGTTTCAATGGAAATATGCTAATGTCCCAGATGCATTACTATAATGCACACGGAATGAACAGCAGTAATATGCACCCAGGGAAAATGCCACATAGTGATTGTCAGGAAAGCGAAAATGATTTTTCGCCTACGAAGAGGACAAGGGCACctagaggaagaagaatggaaAGCTTAACAGCTCGTGCGAGTGCCCTAACCCCAGTAGAAGGGGTTCGATTCGACCCATATTCCTACTCCTGGTTCGCCAAATATTTGGAAAATGAGAATTCCAAAGAACCCAAAATATCCAAGTACCttctaaaaaaatgggggttCAATAAGGCACACAGTTTGGCTGTTCATACGGTAAAATGCGCCTACAAAGCTGTGCCCTTTACAGACGAGGAGCTGATTAACATATTTAATGTGGACTCCAAAAATCTTGGAAACAATCAGAACAGCTTAATGAATTTGCCATTTAAGGATACGTATGGAAATAACGCAGGAGCGAATGGAAATGcttacaacaacaacaacaacaacaataacaactaCGGTGCAATGGGCGTCTCCAATTCGGCAAATGGTGCGCTTATGGGCAACATGGGCTACATGAATGGTACCATAGGCGGGAACGTTGCCATGGACCATGGTTTGAGTGGCATGCCTATTAGCGGGGTTGGCGATGGCAACTTCGCGCAGAATATGGGTGCCTACAAAGGAGGCGTAAACAACACACATGATATCATGAACAACATAGGCAACAGCGGTACGGAGAAAAACGCAGATATGAGTAACATGAATGAAGAAGCATCGACTGTTGGAAATGGAAGTAGTAACAACGCAAACAACCTACAGAACAGCATGCTAAAAAATGTCGACGGCGCCAACAATGTGAATGCTCCTAGCAAAATGGACGTAATGAACAGCTGCACGTATAACTACAATAGTGGGAATAGTGCCGTAAACGACAGCGCAGCGGGGGGAGGagcagctagccaaaataaTTACCACAACGGGGGGTTATTACCCAACAATGGAATTATTGCCGGTAGCAGTTTAGGTGAGAACAATGTAAACGGTACATCTGATGTCATGGATAATACAACCATGGCAAATGGCGTAAACGCGTATATGAGTGAACAGGTAGGGTTAAATGCAAACTACAGTGGAAAAAGTTTCCCCTCGGGGGAGGTGTTAGTTGCTCCGGGTGCATCTTCAGCAACGTTGGACGATGAAAATGCAAAGGTGTTAAATAAAGCGCACCTAATGGAAAGTAGTGACAGCGCAGGAAATAACGCCAGTGGGGGTGTCACCCAGAATAGTAATGTAGATAATTATATAATCAGTAGCGATAGTttattaaataataacaacagAAAGGTCAGCGCGGTTCATGCCGGCAACAAGACGATAGGTGCAGTTGGACCGTCACCGTTTGGCCATCCCCACATGGATGACCCAGCTGCAGTGGGTGCAGTGCGAATGAACGAAATGCATATAAATGGAGAGAATGACGTTAACACGCATGCAGGAAATACCCAATACGGCGTTGCATCTACGGGTTCTAACATGAACATAGATTCTGAACCTGCTATGAATAAGGGCATGCCCAACAGCGCCAATGGCAGCGTAAATCTGGGAACGAACAGCACTGACAATAATAGTAGCGTCCTGGAGGGGCATGATATAATAGACAGTAGTAGAGATGTGGATCAGAGGAAGTTTGTAAATGTTGTGAACGACTCAGGCAATACGGATAACGGTGTCAACAGTGACAGCGGGGCGAATAGTAGCTATGCTAATAATAGCCCCTATGGCACAAATGGAGGTGCCAATTTTAACTCGTTCGACGGTGAAAACGCGGGCACGGGCAATATAATTGGCTCTAATGCGAATGAGCTTAACGAGTCCTCCATGTATTACATGAACGTGAAGCCGGAAATAAAGACGGAGCAGTGA